From a single Sinomonas atrocyanea genomic region:
- a CDS encoding amino acid permease produces MSGQNPQSVWRRKPLEEMEDETVKSGLFRSLGLWQLTAIGVGGIIGVGIFSLAGLVAHGDADNPGVGPAVLISFLVAGLASAAAALSYAEFAGMIPRAGSAYTYGYVALGEITGWFIGWDLLLEYIAIVAVVAIGISGYLDAFLGGFGVHLPAWMASTVDEGKGGLINLPAILICLLVTLILSRGTKAFGRFELAVVAIKVVLILFIVGLGIFYINTNNYTPFMPSGFGPVMSGAATVFFAVFGYDAMSTAAEEATEGKKHMPKAIVLSLIIAMLLYVAATLVLTGMQNYKDIDPKAGFASAFAGVGLPVIASIISVFAVLSILTVMLTFLLGVTRVWFSMSRDGLLPKWFSKVDRGGTPQRVTWIAGLGSAFLAGVFPIRAVADLTNIGILAAFVVVCVSVIVFRRTKPNVPRTFRLPWMPVVPAFGVLASLFLISQLHWETWLRFVVWLAIGLAIYFGYGRKHSLMNPDSPRRLEEASQRG; encoded by the coding sequence ATGAGTGGGCAGAATCCTCAATCAGTGTGGCGCCGCAAGCCACTGGAGGAGATGGAAGACGAGACGGTCAAGAGCGGGCTGTTCAGGAGCCTCGGGCTCTGGCAGCTCACGGCGATCGGCGTCGGCGGGATCATCGGCGTCGGCATCTTCTCTCTCGCCGGGCTCGTGGCGCACGGCGACGCCGACAACCCCGGGGTGGGCCCGGCGGTCCTGATCTCGTTCCTCGTCGCGGGCCTGGCCTCGGCCGCTGCGGCGCTCTCCTACGCCGAGTTCGCCGGGATGATCCCGCGCGCCGGGTCGGCGTACACCTACGGCTACGTGGCGCTGGGGGAGATCACCGGCTGGTTCATCGGCTGGGACCTGCTGCTGGAGTACATCGCCATCGTGGCGGTCGTGGCCATCGGCATCTCCGGCTACCTGGATGCGTTCCTGGGCGGCTTCGGTGTGCACCTGCCGGCGTGGATGGCCTCCACGGTGGATGAGGGCAAGGGCGGCCTCATCAACCTGCCGGCCATTCTTATCTGCCTGCTCGTCACGCTGATCCTCAGCCGCGGGACCAAGGCGTTCGGCCGCTTCGAGCTCGCCGTGGTGGCGATCAAGGTGGTCCTGATCCTGTTCATCGTGGGCCTGGGCATCTTCTACATCAACACCAACAACTACACCCCGTTCATGCCCAGCGGCTTCGGCCCGGTGATGAGCGGCGCCGCCACGGTCTTCTTCGCCGTCTTCGGCTATGACGCCATGAGCACCGCGGCCGAGGAGGCCACCGAGGGCAAGAAGCACATGCCCAAGGCGATCGTGCTGTCCCTCATCATTGCGATGCTCCTCTACGTCGCCGCGACCCTCGTCCTGACCGGCATGCAGAACTACAAGGACATCGACCCCAAGGCCGGCTTCGCCTCCGCCTTCGCCGGGGTGGGCCTGCCGGTGATCGCGAGCATCATCTCCGTCTTCGCCGTGCTCTCCATCCTCACCGTGATGTTGACCTTCCTCCTCGGCGTGACCCGCGTGTGGTTCTCGATGAGCCGCGATGGCCTGCTGCCGAAGTGGTTCTCCAAGGTGGACCGCGGGGGCACCCCGCAGCGTGTCACCTGGATCGCGGGCCTCGGCTCGGCGTTCCTGGCCGGCGTGTTCCCGATCCGCGCAGTGGCGGATCTGACCAACATCGGCATCCTCGCCGCCTTCGTGGTGGTCTGCGTCTCCGTGATCGTGTTCCGCCGGACCAAGCCGAACGTCCCGCGCACCTTCCGCCTGCCGTGGATGCCGGTGGTCCCCGCCTTCGGCGTCCTGGCCTCGCTGTTCCTGATCTCCCAGCTGCACTGGGAGACCTGGCTGCGCTTCGTGGTCTGGCTCGCGATCGGGCTGGCCATCTACTTCGGCTACGGGCGCAAGCACTCGCTCATGAACCCGGACAGCCCGCGCCGCCTGGAGGAGGCGAGCCAGCGCGGCTGA
- a CDS encoding LysR family transcriptional regulator yields MAMDIRRMLVLVVVARAGSLTAAAARLNYTVSAVSQQIGQLEDEAGQPLVERRPRGVTLTESGRAVVRHAEQIERAVQAAHEELEEIAGLRTGTLRLGTIPTVTESFLPAAIAAFRERHPRVDLRIHSAQRSGIGHLLEAREIDLAITWMREVQDTSDTAGTSTELIFREPNVLLVPAGHELAQRRTVKMEDLRHEPWIIRTSPNVLAVLEEACEAAGFAPIVSFEARSYQEAQAMVAVGMGIALVPQLSLYSLREDIAVISAVTPRPPTRRIVLARRRGERLSPAGAAMGQILMEAGRAWKAAQG; encoded by the coding sequence ATGGCGATGGACATCCGGCGGATGCTGGTGCTGGTCGTGGTGGCGCGGGCGGGGTCGCTCACGGCCGCGGCCGCGCGGCTCAACTACACGGTCTCGGCGGTCTCGCAGCAGATCGGCCAGCTCGAGGACGAGGCGGGCCAGCCGCTCGTGGAGCGCAGGCCGCGCGGGGTGACGCTCACCGAGTCAGGGCGCGCGGTGGTGCGCCACGCGGAGCAGATCGAGCGGGCGGTGCAGGCCGCGCATGAGGAGCTCGAGGAGATCGCCGGACTGCGCACCGGGACGCTGCGGCTGGGCACGATCCCGACCGTCACCGAGTCCTTCCTGCCCGCGGCGATCGCGGCCTTCCGCGAGCGCCACCCCCGCGTGGACCTGCGGATCCACAGCGCCCAGCGCTCCGGGATCGGGCACCTGCTCGAGGCGCGCGAGATCGACCTCGCGATCACGTGGATGCGGGAGGTGCAGGACACCTCGGACACCGCCGGCACGAGCACCGAGCTGATCTTCCGCGAGCCCAACGTGCTCCTCGTGCCCGCGGGCCACGAGCTCGCGCAGCGGCGCACGGTGAAGATGGAGGACCTCCGGCACGAGCCCTGGATCATCCGCACCTCCCCCAACGTGCTGGCCGTGCTCGAGGAGGCGTGCGAGGCCGCCGGCTTCGCCCCGATCGTCTCCTTCGAGGCGCGCAGCTACCAGGAGGCTCAGGCCATGGTGGCCGTCGGCATGGGCATCGCACTCGTCCCCCAGCTCTCCCTCTACAGCCTGCGCGAGGACATCGCGGTGATCAGCGCCGTCACGCCCCGCCCGCCGACGCGCCGGATCGTCCTCGCCCGCCGGCGCGGCGAGCGGCTCTCGCCAGCCGGGGCGGCCATGGGCCAGATCCTCATGGAGGCCGGGCGGGCGTGGAAGGCCGCGCAGGGCTGA
- a CDS encoding PrpF domain-containing protein — MEELNGTVEVAAAWVRGGTSKCWIFAAEAVDAAPLALETLLENALGSGDARQIDGVGGATSTTSKIAVVARSEHAGADVDYLFGQVGIADRVVEWGSNCGNCATAVGLYAVQEGLVRLGAEQTTVRLRNVNTGAILRTSVPTPGGRAPERGEAHVPGVASGGVPVDLTFEGPFGREGAFPTGRTSEGVQAGGRTAEATIVSAGAPALLLDAAGLGLTGAEGTAELTERVPMLTPFRAEGAVLHGIIAPGEPAPNAVPKTGVVGPARDYVASDGTAVAAGEYDVSVRMLSMHAPHPAIGLTSAVAVAVAAATPGTVVSRYLPADARTVRIGTASGVVEASWTTAPDGTVEAVSLHRAARRLATAVLHVPTAGAAGQPEAPAEGAQRRPAAAPLAVPA; from the coding sequence GTGGAGGAACTGAACGGGACCGTCGAGGTCGCGGCGGCGTGGGTGCGCGGCGGGACCAGCAAGTGCTGGATCTTCGCCGCCGAGGCCGTCGACGCCGCGCCGCTGGCTCTGGAGACGCTGCTGGAGAACGCGCTCGGCTCCGGCGACGCGCGGCAGATCGACGGCGTGGGCGGCGCGACGTCCACCACCTCCAAGATCGCGGTCGTCGCCCGCTCGGAGCACGCCGGGGCGGACGTGGACTACCTCTTCGGCCAGGTCGGCATCGCGGACCGAGTGGTGGAGTGGGGCAGCAACTGCGGCAACTGCGCCACCGCGGTGGGGCTCTACGCGGTCCAGGAGGGCCTCGTCCGGCTCGGCGCGGAGCAGACCACCGTCCGGCTCCGCAACGTCAACACCGGCGCCATCCTGCGCACCTCCGTGCCCACCCCCGGCGGCCGCGCCCCCGAGCGGGGCGAGGCGCACGTGCCCGGCGTCGCCTCCGGCGGCGTCCCCGTGGACCTCACCTTCGAGGGCCCGTTCGGCCGCGAGGGGGCATTCCCCACCGGCCGCACGTCCGAGGGCGTCCAGGCGGGCGGCCGCACCGCCGAGGCCACCATCGTCAGCGCGGGGGCTCCCGCCCTCCTGCTCGACGCCGCGGGCCTCGGCCTCACCGGGGCGGAGGGCACCGCGGAGCTCACCGAGCGCGTGCCGATGCTCACCCCCTTCCGCGCCGAGGGCGCCGTGCTCCACGGCATCATCGCCCCCGGGGAGCCGGCGCCGAACGCGGTGCCGAAGACCGGCGTCGTGGGCCCCGCCCGCGACTACGTCGCCTCGGACGGGACCGCCGTGGCCGCGGGGGAGTACGACGTCTCCGTGCGCATGCTCTCCATGCACGCCCCGCACCCGGCGATCGGCCTCACCTCCGCCGTCGCCGTGGCCGTCGCCGCCGCGACCCCGGGCACGGTGGTCAGCCGCTACCTGCCGGCGGACGCCCGCACGGTGCGGATCGGCACGGCGTCCGGCGTCGTGGAGGCCTCGTGGACCACCGCGCCGGACGGGACGGTCGAGGCCGTCTCGCTCCACCGCGCCGCCCGCCGCCTCGCCACGGCGGTGCTGCACGTGCCGACCGCCGGCGCCGCCGGCCAGCCGGAAGCCCCAGCGGAAGGAGCCCAGCGCCGCCCCGCCGCGGCACCCCTCGCCGTCCCGGCCTGA
- a CDS encoding MFS transporter, with protein MLTASSAAARVDRLPITRAHKIALVTLAFVFLFEFGDLNTFAYVAPALVKHLAFSVQDVATVTSAAFLGMAIGAIFGGRISDLIGRKRALLFSTLMFSTFSLVNAAGINVPTFFLFRFLTGVGLSAMVVAATTYISEVMPGARRGRMQAAVMAVGLAGIPAMSFSARGIVPLGHDTWRWVFVLGSLALLAVPALLVLPESPRWLVHRNRLDAAEASLARLEAGAGQLPPLAAIPERTTPAGSAGASSYRALFTGKTGRTTLFLAVVWIFQTLGFYGFVAWVPTLLAQHGFSVAESLGFSALTTIGAVPGALLAWPVTDRFGRKLPIVVVSLATAASGLAYGLTFNPVAIVVFGFCVNLLIQTFATLLYTYSPELFPTALRNAGHGLVYGTGRLANIFGPMIVAAIFSSFGYQAVFVYIAACWLIVAVAVAVFGPRTGRRPLEEVSEEGVGLPRSAAAVRTESSPA; from the coding sequence TTGCTCACCGCATCTTCGGCGGCCGCCCGCGTGGACCGCCTGCCCATCACCAGAGCGCACAAGATCGCGCTCGTCACCCTGGCCTTCGTGTTCCTCTTCGAGTTCGGGGACCTGAACACCTTCGCCTACGTGGCCCCGGCCCTCGTCAAGCACCTCGCCTTCTCCGTCCAGGACGTCGCCACCGTCACCTCGGCGGCCTTCCTCGGCATGGCCATCGGCGCGATCTTCGGCGGCCGCATCTCGGACCTGATCGGCCGCAAGCGGGCCCTGCTCTTCTCGACGCTGATGTTCTCGACCTTCTCGCTCGTCAACGCCGCCGGGATCAACGTCCCCACGTTCTTCCTGTTCCGGTTCCTCACCGGCGTGGGCCTCTCCGCCATGGTCGTGGCCGCCACCACCTACATCTCCGAGGTGATGCCGGGGGCGCGCCGCGGCCGCATGCAGGCCGCCGTCATGGCCGTGGGCCTGGCCGGCATCCCGGCCATGTCCTTCTCCGCCCGGGGCATCGTCCCCCTCGGGCACGACACGTGGCGCTGGGTGTTCGTGCTCGGCAGCCTGGCCCTGCTCGCGGTCCCCGCCCTCCTTGTCCTGCCCGAGAGCCCGCGCTGGCTTGTGCACCGCAACCGCCTCGACGCCGCCGAGGCCTCGCTCGCCCGGCTCGAGGCCGGCGCCGGGCAGCTCCCGCCGCTCGCCGCCATCCCGGAGCGGACGACGCCGGCCGGTTCCGCGGGCGCGTCCAGCTACCGCGCGCTGTTCACCGGCAAGACGGGCCGGACCACGCTCTTCCTCGCCGTCGTGTGGATCTTCCAGACCCTCGGCTTCTACGGGTTCGTGGCCTGGGTGCCCACGCTGCTGGCCCAGCACGGCTTCAGCGTGGCCGAGTCGCTCGGGTTCTCCGCGCTGACCACCATCGGCGCGGTCCCCGGTGCCCTGCTCGCGTGGCCCGTGACGGACAGGTTCGGGCGGAAGCTGCCGATCGTCGTCGTCAGCCTCGCCACCGCGGCGAGCGGCCTCGCCTACGGGCTGACGTTCAACCCCGTGGCGATCGTGGTGTTCGGCTTCTGCGTGAACCTGCTCATCCAGACCTTCGCGACCCTGCTCTACACCTACAGCCCCGAGCTGTTCCCCACCGCCCTCCGCAACGCCGGGCACGGCCTCGTCTACGGCACCGGGCGCCTGGCGAACATCTTCGGGCCGATGATCGTCGCCGCGATCTTCTCCTCCTTCGGCTACCAGGCGGTGTTCGTCTACATCGCCGCGTGCTGGCTCATCGTCGCGGTGGCCGTGGCCGTGTTCGGCCCGCGCACCGGCCGGCGGCCGCTCGAGGAGGTCTCCGAGGAGGGCGTGGGGCTCCCCCGCTCCGCGGCCGCCGTCCGCACGGAGTCCTCGCCCGCCTAG
- the tcuA gene encoding FAD-dependent tricarballylate dehydrogenase TcuA has translation MTESNLPRTQAKAADVIVVGGGNAAFTAAHAATVRGRKVLLLEKAPRELFGGNSYYTAGATRIAHAGLPDLVDFIEPDERHAVTEVPPYSEADYVQDMEKVTDGRNDPALTEVLAAEAAPGLRWLHSLGLKYRLMYERQAYERADGSYLFWGGLHVGNVGGGEGLMQDHLAVALRLGTEVRFGQDVVGLVSEGGAVVGVTVREADGTEAELRADSVVLGAGGFEASRELRAEHLGPGWENAKVRGTPFNTGQMLTAALELGADRAGDWATCHSTQWDAFTPGNESNRELTNRLTRQSYPLGIIVNARGERFVDEGEDFRNYTYAKLGRAVLEQPGSVAYQIFDAALRPMLRSEEYDMPGVSVETAPTLEALAERIGVDPEALAKTVNDYNTSIDLSIPFDPNVKDGRRARTTPVKSNWATPLTEGPFYAYPVTCGITFTFGGLKSDTHGRVLDTAGEPIPGLYACGEMLGGLFAGNYPGGSGLAAGVVFGRRVGSLA, from the coding sequence GTGACTGAGTCGAACCTGCCCCGCACCCAGGCCAAGGCGGCGGACGTGATCGTGGTCGGGGGCGGCAACGCCGCCTTCACCGCGGCCCACGCCGCCACCGTGCGGGGCCGCAAGGTCCTCCTGCTCGAGAAGGCGCCCCGCGAGCTCTTCGGCGGCAACAGCTACTACACCGCCGGCGCCACCCGGATCGCCCACGCGGGCCTGCCGGACCTGGTGGACTTCATCGAGCCGGACGAGAGGCACGCGGTCACCGAGGTGCCCCCGTACAGCGAGGCCGACTACGTGCAGGACATGGAGAAGGTCACCGACGGGCGCAACGACCCGGCCCTGACCGAGGTGCTCGCCGCCGAGGCCGCGCCCGGCCTGCGCTGGCTGCACTCCCTGGGGCTGAAGTACCGGCTCATGTACGAGCGGCAGGCCTACGAGCGCGCCGACGGCAGCTACCTCTTCTGGGGCGGGCTGCACGTGGGCAACGTGGGCGGCGGCGAGGGCCTCATGCAGGACCACCTCGCGGTCGCGCTGCGGCTCGGCACCGAGGTCCGGTTCGGGCAGGACGTGGTGGGGCTCGTGAGCGAGGGCGGGGCCGTGGTGGGCGTGACCGTCCGCGAGGCCGACGGCACCGAGGCTGAGCTGCGCGCCGACTCGGTGGTCCTGGGGGCGGGCGGCTTCGAGGCCAGCCGGGAGCTGCGCGCCGAGCACCTCGGGCCCGGGTGGGAGAACGCCAAGGTGCGCGGCACCCCGTTCAACACCGGCCAGATGCTCACCGCGGCCCTCGAGCTCGGCGCCGACCGGGCGGGGGACTGGGCCACGTGCCACTCCACCCAGTGGGACGCGTTCACCCCCGGCAACGAGTCCAACCGCGAGCTGACCAACCGGCTTACGCGCCAGAGCTACCCGCTGGGCATCATCGTCAACGCCCGCGGGGAGCGGTTCGTGGACGAGGGCGAGGACTTCCGCAACTACACCTACGCGAAGCTCGGCCGGGCGGTGCTCGAGCAGCCGGGGTCGGTGGCGTACCAGATCTTCGACGCGGCCCTGCGGCCCATGCTGCGCTCCGAGGAGTACGACATGCCGGGCGTCTCCGTCGAGACCGCGCCCACGCTCGAGGCGCTCGCGGAGCGGATCGGGGTGGACCCGGAGGCGCTGGCCAAGACGGTCAACGACTACAACACCTCGATCGACCTCTCCATCCCGTTCGACCCCAACGTCAAGGACGGCCGCCGCGCCCGGACCACTCCGGTCAAGAGCAACTGGGCCACACCGCTCACTGAGGGCCCGTTCTACGCCTACCCGGTCACCTGCGGGATCACGTTCACGTTCGGCGGGCTGAAGTCGGACACCCACGGCCGGGTCCTAGACACCGCCGGCGAGCCGATTCCCGGGCTCTACGCGTGCGGGGAGATGCTCGGCGGCCTGTTCGCGGGGAACTACCCGGGCGGGTCCGGCCTCGCGGCCGGGGTCGTGTTCGGACGGCGGGTGGGCTCGCTCGCCTGA
- a CDS encoding helix-turn-helix domain-containing protein translates to MDEIRRLRMAAGLTQAELAARSGVAQPNIAAYESGQRRPSAAMLDRLRRAARPRPSAVIAEKRGQIIAIARKHKASNVRVFGSAARGDDTSGSDLDLLVTLAPDATVFDLAEFTVELEEMTGLHVDVVSEGGLRPGVNRIRDEAVAL, encoded by the coding sequence GTGGACGAAATCCGTCGGCTGCGCATGGCAGCCGGGCTCACGCAGGCAGAGCTGGCCGCGCGCTCGGGCGTCGCCCAGCCGAATATTGCGGCGTACGAGAGCGGGCAGCGCAGACCCTCCGCGGCCATGCTGGATCGTCTGAGGCGCGCGGCGCGGCCCCGCCCCTCGGCGGTCATCGCAGAGAAGCGCGGGCAGATCATCGCCATCGCCAGAAAGCACAAGGCCAGCAACGTGCGGGTCTTCGGCTCAGCAGCCCGAGGGGACGACACGTCGGGGAGCGACCTCGACCTGCTCGTGACGCTGGCGCCCGACGCCACCGTCTTCGATCTCGCGGAGTTCACGGTCGAGCTCGAAGAGATGACCGGCCTCCATGTGGACGTGGTCTCGGAAGGCGGCCTGCGCCCCGGGGTGAATCGCATCCGGGACGAAGCAGTCGCGCTGTGA
- a CDS encoding HepT-like ribonuclease domain-containing protein — MTTREQERTVACLRDFLRFSDTAARVIVARGKAAYDADEALRLAAESILHKLGEAVARLPDDFTAANPEVSWRAMKATRNLVAHGCDHVDYDILWAALAHRLPLEAERVRRILDQLSP; from the coding sequence GTGACGACGAGGGAGCAGGAGCGGACGGTTGCCTGTCTGCGAGACTTCCTCAGATTCAGCGACACCGCGGCGCGGGTCATCGTGGCCCGAGGCAAGGCGGCCTATGACGCTGACGAGGCACTCCGCCTCGCCGCAGAATCGATCCTCCACAAGCTCGGCGAAGCCGTCGCCCGGTTGCCCGACGACTTCACTGCCGCCAACCCGGAGGTCTCGTGGCGGGCGATGAAAGCAACGCGGAATCTCGTCGCGCACGGGTGCGACCACGTTGACTACGACATTCTGTGGGCTGCGTTGGCTCACCGGCTGCCGCTCGAGGCCGAGCGCGTGCGCAGGATCCTCGACCAGTTGAGCCCGTGA
- a CDS encoding DUF6994 family protein has translation MRVFDTSFDYKTDKPAKSRPDADNDSPQLRVDHELLWTKKLNSGVLFAPTAPSARRNGYLIYTDASGERHWYGSDAITNSYTGWLTPNSLAGAVASLSPAQRSRYLNPPYTIGSAMIWPVKSQEPYTINKARRSIGDRMDLTLECIRRHYAGEGESPLTAVLNAYADFLGLFNGFEEFVDFFHLQDLVTPDYSKIQFYLPFESFEHPRTPVTATEYVTYREATLEFVARRGRRMAEWVVKNHPEIEVRHQPPSWTDGGGLPLAVVRSHAQPLPH, from the coding sequence ATGCGCGTATTCGATACTTCGTTCGACTACAAGACTGACAAGCCCGCGAAATCCAGGCCCGACGCGGACAACGACAGTCCGCAGCTCCGCGTGGATCACGAGCTGCTATGGACCAAGAAACTGAACTCCGGCGTGCTGTTCGCCCCGACGGCGCCATCGGCCCGCCGGAACGGCTACCTCATCTACACAGATGCCTCTGGGGAGAGGCACTGGTACGGAAGCGATGCCATCACCAATTCCTACACCGGGTGGCTGACTCCGAACTCTCTGGCCGGCGCAGTCGCCTCGCTCAGCCCAGCCCAACGGTCGCGCTACCTCAACCCGCCGTACACGATCGGTAGCGCCATGATCTGGCCCGTGAAATCGCAGGAGCCGTACACCATCAACAAAGCCCGTCGATCGATCGGTGACCGCATGGACCTCACCCTTGAGTGCATCCGTCGTCACTACGCTGGAGAGGGCGAAAGCCCCCTGACTGCGGTCCTCAACGCCTATGCGGATTTCCTCGGCCTCTTCAACGGGTTCGAAGAGTTTGTGGACTTCTTCCACCTGCAGGACTTGGTAACGCCGGATTACTCAAAGATCCAGTTCTACCTGCCGTTTGAGAGCTTCGAGCATCCCAGGACACCGGTCACCGCGACCGAGTATGTGACTTACCGGGAGGCCACGCTGGAATTCGTTGCACGGCGGGGGCGCCGAATGGCCGAGTGGGTTGTTAAGAACCACCCTGAGATTGAGGTCCGCCACCAACCCCCGAGCTGGACCGACGGCGGCGGGCTCCCACTCGCCGTCGTCCGCAGCCATGCACAGCCCCTTCCCCACTGA
- a CDS encoding biotin transporter BioY: protein MSNPTTPAPAPHRPAEGGPRKPRRMWDSQSLALVSVFAALIAASAVVPGIPVGSFGVPITLQTFAIMLTGLVLGGARGAAAVGLYLVVAFAGLPIFSGGRAGLQVMAGGSAGYIVGFVLAAFLVGVAAEQVIRRASAKRRAVWFFLAAAVVTVVASHLPGVLGMMLNLKLSWQAAFAADLVFYPGDLLKDAVAAVAAVAVHRAFPDVLVRRVK from the coding sequence ATGAGCAACCCGACGACGCCCGCCCCCGCGCCCCACCGCCCGGCCGAGGGCGGCCCGCGCAAGCCGCGCAGGATGTGGGACTCGCAGTCGCTGGCCCTCGTCTCCGTGTTCGCCGCGCTCATCGCGGCCTCGGCCGTCGTCCCGGGCATCCCGGTCGGCAGCTTCGGGGTGCCGATCACGCTGCAGACCTTCGCGATCATGCTCACCGGCCTGGTCCTCGGCGGGGCGCGCGGCGCCGCCGCGGTGGGGCTCTACCTCGTGGTGGCGTTCGCCGGGCTGCCGATCTTCTCCGGCGGCCGGGCGGGGCTGCAGGTCATGGCCGGCGGCTCCGCCGGGTACATCGTCGGGTTCGTCCTCGCCGCGTTCCTCGTGGGCGTCGCCGCCGAGCAGGTCATCCGGCGCGCCTCGGCCAAGCGCCGGGCCGTGTGGTTCTTCCTCGCCGCGGCCGTGGTCACCGTGGTCGCCTCGCACCTGCCGGGCGTGCTCGGCATGATGCTCAACCTCAAGCTCTCCTGGCAGGCGGCCTTCGCCGCCGACCTCGTCTTCTACCCGGGCGACCTCCTCAAGGACGCCGTCGCCGCCGTCGCCGCGGTGGCCGTGCACCGGGCGTTCCCGGATGTGCTCGTCCGCCGCGTGAAGTGA
- a CDS encoding CHY zinc finger protein, giving the protein MSGGVRAVRVFGATVDDQTRCVHYRTEVDVVAMKFACCGRYYPCHLCHAEDADHEAQTWPPEQWSEPAVLCGVCKGEMAIEDYLAATSCPSCGARFNERCAAHRHLYFG; this is encoded by the coding sequence GTGAGCGGGGGAGTGCGGGCCGTGCGGGTCTTCGGCGCCACCGTGGACGACCAGACCCGGTGCGTCCACTACCGCACCGAGGTGGACGTGGTGGCCATGAAGTTCGCCTGCTGCGGGCGGTACTACCCGTGCCACCTGTGCCACGCCGAGGACGCGGACCACGAGGCGCAGACGTGGCCGCCGGAGCAGTGGTCGGAGCCGGCGGTGCTGTGCGGGGTGTGCAAGGGCGAGATGGCCATCGAGGACTATCTTGCGGCCACGTCGTGCCCGAGCTGCGGGGCGCGGTTCAACGAGCGGTGCGCGGCGCACCGGCACCTGTACTTCGGGTGA